The Thalassoglobus sp. JC818 DNA segment ACAACTTTGCATCGCTCTGTCGGACGCAAGAGGAAAATGTACTCAGGCATCTCCTGTGAGACGTCCCGTCCGATGGTTCTTGCAGGCGTGAGAACAGTCGACTCGCTACGCGAATCAGACGTCCAGGGTTGAGAGTTTCGCAGATGGTATTGTTTGAAGCCAAAGCTTATGCGGATGCTGAGAGGTCAGACGCAAATGCGAGAGTGTCAACTTCCGTGCTCTTCACATGCTCTTGCCTGATGCTTTCTGCGCTGAAAGTACGCCGATCCTGCAATGCCGATTCCAATCAAAGCGAAAGATGTCGGCTCCGGGACAGAGTAGACGTTGATCGTCGCATTGCTCGCAGAGACGTCGTTCTGCCACATGATCGGAGAGTAGATGCTTGCCGACCTGTTGGTGAGGCTAAATCGGTACAAAGTGTCACCACCGAAAACAATTTGACCGGCAACGCCTCCTCCTCCCATTTTCAGTCCGGGAGCGACTTCATAATCGCCAGGTGAGAAGCTCACCCAATAGTAGGTACCGGGATAGCTCGATTCGGTGAGCCCAGGCAGTCGCTCAAAGCCTGTGTGGGAAAATCTCCAATAGGGGACTTCCGAACTGCTGTCGATGATACCGTTCCCATTGTGGTCGATCGCGAAGAGGTTCACGATCATTTTTCCCTGTGAAAGCTCCTGAGTGTCAGTGTACTTAAATCCAGTGATCTCGATTCGCAGGTTAAAGCCGGCCTCTCCTTCACTGACGAGGAAGAAGATAGAGCACAAGCAGATGATAAAAACCCGCATTTGACTCACATTCCATAGTTCAGAGTCAGAGGGAAAAAGATAAGAATGCATCGCATTTCTAGGCTGAAGCATCAAACCTCAATCTGTGGCGCGATGCGTCAGCGCAGTGAGAACTGGTCATTCTAAAAATGCCCTCGGAACTCGCGAGAAGCCTCTCGAATCGCAGAGGGCCGTCGCATTTCGAATGCATGGCGACGTAGAATTACCATCGGAAGTTTGAGGAAGTTAGCCCTTGCAGCCTCCGGTGACTTCGAACTTTTCAGAACTCGATGCACTCAGTACCTCAATTCCTTTCGAACCGGTCACACCTGCCAATGGAATGGCGACAACAAACGGGGCCGTTTGCGGAAGGCAAATTCCCCCAGGCACGCACCCGATGACTTGGATTCCCCAGTATTCCGGGCACCTCACGTAAACCAAAGGTTGAAGCTCAACCTTCATGTTAACGCATGGCTTTGTGCCTGAGACGATCAGGAAGAACGTTCCATTCAAAATGCCAGGAACGACTTCTGCCTTCTCAATGTCAATCAGACCACAGTTGTCAACAGCATCTTCGTTTAGAGAGAATGTGGAAACCATTTAGTGCCCTCGACTCTTTCGAATCCTAAAGAATGTGCAATTCAAGAAACCCTTAACCCAAATTGAGATTACTTCCGCGCATCCATAAAGTCAACGGCGTTAGAGTTCTGAAGGGGCAGCATCTCTCCGTCGCTATGATCGATGCCGCATTTTCGCCGATCAAGTTCCGAGGCTGCGGTGAGACTCAAGCCACGCTTTGGCTTTTTCTGCAGTGTCGGGATTCGGTTTTTCGATGACAAATAACTCGCGATCATCACGACGGACATCGACTCCCAGCGACTCTTGGATTTTGGACTCGAAATTTTCGAACTCTTCTTCGGTTCCTTCGTCTTCTGCAAAGAACGGCGGCATCGCTTCGAATTGGATCGAAATGGTTCCATCGGACCACTTTTTGATGACCGGCTCTCCGTCGGGATCGAAACCAGCAACTGCGATTTCCTCAATCACTGATGGTTGTTCCGCAATGCCTTCTTTGGGATCCGTGGGCGCACCGCAACCAGACATCGCGAGTAGTGAACCAAATACCGATCCAAAGATGGTCTTGCCGAAGTTCGTCATTGGAGCTCAATTTCGATAGAGTGGGAAAGATTTACTTGTCTCAAGAAATGTTGGATGAAGTATCCCTTTTTGAGATTTGTCGACCTTTAAGATATTGGTGGTTACTCTTGATGTCGAGTCGGCATGCTACCGTCGTTGCAGCCACATCGGCATGGTAAATTAAATGTCATTTGAGTTCCTCCTCGAACCGCATGACAGGAAACTCGCTTTCCAAGCAATGAAGTACCGGTTTTGAAACGACCTCTCGAATGATGACAACCCGAGTTGCTTCGGTGTGCTGCCGTCAGAGTACGTTCAGCTTGAATAGTGAGGTCTCCATGATCAGCAACAAAAGGCACTATTGGCTAGCCGTGGTGGCACTAGTTAGCGCATTGTGCTTCAGTGCCTGTGACCATCATCGACCGCACGGACTTCGGCAAAAGTGCGACGTTGAAGGTGGAGTCAGCCAGATATTCGTTTCAAACGCTGAGGACCGAATTTTCGTAGTAGGTCCAGCCCGAGGGGTAATCGTTCTCGATCACCAGCTTGAGGAACGTGCTCTCATCAGGTCACCATTTGATCGATCATGTGAAGTTGCATTGAACGCCTCCTCTGGGAAGTTGTTTATTGCTCGTTCAGAAATTGCAAGTGCTGGTGCGATTGCTGCAATTGATCTCGAAAGCCAAGAAGTTGAATGGACTGCGGAGGTTCTTGGCGGCGTGATCACGGGCGTGGCGGTCACAGGAGGACTGCAGAGACTCGTCGTTGCAGGCCATGATGGAGAATCGGACTGGGGAGCTGGGGGTGAAATCAAGATGTTAGATAGCTCGACGGGAGAAATCGTCTGGGAAGATTCGCAGCTGTTATCGTTGCCTGTGAGTGTCATCTCCTCGCGCGAGAGTTGGATGGTCTTGTTTCACGATGGAACGCTGTTGGCTTTCGATCAGCAGGATCCCACTGATGGTGGCGCCCCCGTCATTGCAAGCAGCCCGATCGCCGACCAAATCGATTTCGTCGCTACGAGTGAAGAAACTGTTTGGGCATGGTCTGAGGTGAATCAGCAGTTCGTTGTTGTAGATTGGAGTGAGAGAAGTTGCAAATTCGTTCCTTGCACTGATCGGATCATCTCCTGTTTCGGAGTGCGCAGCAATTCCGAGGTATGGATTTCAGACGAAGAGAGAACGACGTGTCTTCGACTGGATAACAACACGCTCCAGGAAGACAAACGTTTCAAATTTGGAGTTAAGGAAATTGCCTGCGGAGAGAAACTAGTTGTAGGGACCGATCGTAGATCTGTGACTGTTCTTTTGGATCTGGTCAGTACGGCCGAGACTCGATAAGATGAAGTCGTACAACAACCGTGGACAGGTCAACACGCTGAGCAATCCGGATGGAGCGTCAGGAATTTCTGCGATAACGACCTGCAATGAATTTGCTTCCCCAATGCGCAGTAAGGGCGGGGGCGCTTGGGGTACAGTCTGCGAGTGATCTTCTAGACGGGGCACTGCCCGACTGATAGGTCTGGTGGCCAAAAAGGTTTGGGTGTCGGATTGCCGGTGAATTGCGTCTCGTGCCATATTGGATGACTGCGATCTGGCCCATAGCCAGCACGAGTCAATTCGGTG contains these protein-coding regions:
- a CDS encoding PEP-CTERM sorting domain-containing protein; protein product: MRVFIICLCSIFFLVSEGEAGFNLRIEITGFKYTDTQELSQGKMIVNLFAIDHNGNGIIDSSSEVPYWRFSHTGFERLPGLTESSYPGTYYWVSFSPGDYEVAPGLKMGGGGVAGQIVFGGDTLYRFSLTNRSASIYSPIMWQNDVSASNATINVYSVPEPTSFALIGIGIAGSAYFQRRKHQARACEEHGS